The following are encoded together in the Cicer arietinum cultivar CDC Frontier isolate Library 1 chromosome 2, Cicar.CDCFrontier_v2.0, whole genome shotgun sequence genome:
- the LOC101512035 gene encoding uncharacterized protein, translating into MENNMENEQYWCSICSKMVSPMNEFENKCPFCDTEFGEVMENLRDHNNNNNNTNINNINDAIDLRSAWVFSLYAPIFLGLMNAFGPSLTTIASQEIGSSISREDENEEFEQERGNELVLGRTRTRTSTYMMHLFRGLQVRMVSQSQNIEHNRNNNDNNNNNGNNNNSILVIDPFNEGALIVRGPNLNHTNRINENTSVGSLNDFVDGSGFDLLLQHLAQISPSGYASINPPTKKEAIEAMENVTNDEKLQCTICLEDVEIGSVAKEMPCKHKFHSDCIVSWLKLHSSCPICRFQMPCEDSNVLANLENGNRDNDDNNNNEVFRGRGERGRNGRRNWFPVLQSFNNFLPFP; encoded by the coding sequence atggagAATAATATGGAGAATGAGCAATATTGGTGTAGCATATGCTCTAAAATGGTTAGTCCAATGaatgaatttgaaaacaaatgtCCATTTTGTGATACAGAATTTGGTGAAGTAATGGAAAATTTAAGGgaccataataataataataataatactaatattaataatattaatgatgCTATTGATTTAAGGTCAGCTTGGGTTTTCTCACTTTATGCACCAATTTTTCTTGGTTTGATGAATGCTTTTGGCCCTTCACTAACTACAATTGCTTCACAAGAAATTGGTAGTAGCATCTCAagagaagatgaaaatgaagagtTTGAACAAGAAAGAGGAAATGAACTTGTTCTTGGAAGAACAAGAACAAGGACTTCAACTTATATGATGCATCTCTTTAGAGGCCTTCAAGTTAGAATGGTTTCACAATCTCAAAACATAGAACACAATAGGAAcaacaatgataataataataataatggtaacaataataatagtataCTTGTTATTGATCCATTCAATGAAGGTGCATTAATTGTGAGAGGTCCTAATTTGAATCACACAAATAGGATTAATGAAAATACTAGTGTTGGATCTTTGAATGATTTTGTGGATGGGTCAGGATTTGATTTATTGTTACAACATTTGGCACAAATTAGTCCTAGTGGATATGCAAGTATTAACCCTCCAACAAAAAAGGAAGCAATTGAAGCAATGGAAAATGTGACTAATGATGAAAAATTGCAATGTACTATATGTTTGGAGGATGTTGAAATTGGAAGTGTAGCTAAAGAAATGCCATGCAAGCACAAATTTCATAGTGATTGCATTGTGTCATGGCTTAAACTCCAtagttcttgtccaatttgtaGGTTTCAAATGCCTTGTGAGGATTCAAATGTTTTGGCTAATTTGGAAAATGGAAATAGggataatgatgataataataataatgaggtTTTTAGAGGTAGAGGAGAAAGGGGTAGAAATGGAAGAAGGAATTGGTTTCCTGTGCTTCAATCATTTAATAATTTCCTTCcttttccttga